A stretch of the Flammeovirga agarivorans genome encodes the following:
- a CDS encoding NADAR family protein, with the protein MSQLYSVSWLQEKQDNLENIKYLFFWGHTKQHNQEVGNFCFSQWFESDFIIDGITYKTTEHWMMAQKAKLFNDQEIYNKIINCKKPGEAKDLGRLVTNFNDEIWQKHRYDIVKIGNIHKFNQNKALGEYLIKTQSRVLVEASPVDIIWGIGLTKDSDKANNVYEWRGLNLLGFALMEVRDLLNEYGTGSEQLSKIKSDI; encoded by the coding sequence ATGTCTCAATTATATAGTGTTTCATGGCTTCAAGAAAAACAAGATAACTTAGAAAATATAAAGTATTTGTTTTTTTGGGGACACACAAAACAACACAATCAAGAAGTCGGAAATTTTTGTTTTAGCCAATGGTTTGAATCTGATTTTATTATAGATGGGATCACATATAAAACAACTGAACATTGGATGATGGCTCAAAAGGCTAAATTATTCAATGATCAAGAAATTTATAATAAAATAATTAATTGTAAGAAGCCAGGAGAAGCAAAAGATCTAGGTAGATTAGTTACCAATTTTAATGATGAAATATGGCAAAAACATAGATACGACATCGTAAAAATTGGAAATATTCATAAATTTAATCAGAATAAAGCTTTAGGTGAATATTTAATTAAAACGCAATCAAGAGTATTAGTTGAAGCTAGTCCTGTTGATATTATTTGGGGCATCGGATTGACAAAAGATTCTGATAAAGCAAACAATGTTTATGAATGGAGAGGTTTAAATTTACTTGGTTTTGCTCTCATGGAAGTTCGTGACCTTTTAAACGAATATGGAACAGGTTCGGAACAGTTATCTAAAATAAAATCAGATATTTAA